A window from Brachyhypopomus gauderio isolate BG-103 chromosome 6, BGAUD_0.2, whole genome shotgun sequence encodes these proteins:
- the LOC143516158 gene encoding olfactory receptor 6N2-like, producing the protein MDFFTNVTYLILEGHVELEKYRYVYFISTLAVYVFIILCNTVVIYVIFTNKRLHEPMYIFIAALLFNSLFGSIAFYPKLLSDLLSEQQVISYHGCMLQAFCIYTYGMSEFTLLSAMAYDRYVSICKPLQYATLVKKSTVKKVLFLCWFLPSCENGISAILTYQLHLCKFKLNRIYCNNYSIVKLSCGDISANNSFGLFVLSVAVFPPVIFIVFSYIRILAVCLKNSKDFRGKALQTCLPHLLIFISFSVTSCFEVINSRLEGNTSQIMLMIISVENILIPPIINPIIYGLKLQEIFMRIKKTIVGESPM; encoded by the coding sequence ATGGATTTCTTTACTAATGTTACATACTTAATTCTGGAGGGCCATGTAGAATTGGAGAAGTATAGATATGTTTACTTTATAAGTACTCTTGCAGTTTATGTATTCATAATTTTATGTAATACTGTtgttatatatgttatattCACAAACAAAAGACTCCATGAGCCAATGTATATATTCATTGCTGCCTTGCTTTTCAATTCTCTTTTTGGATCAATAGCTTTTTATCCTAAACTACTTAGCGATTTACTCTCTGAACAACAAGTGATTTCTTACCATGGCTGTATGTTGCAGGCTTTTTGCATTTATACATATGGTATGTCAGAGTTCACACTTTTATCTGCTATGGCCTATGACAGATATGTGTCCATATGTAAACCTTTACAGTATGCAACTCTTGTAAAAAAGTCCACTGTCAAAaaggttttatttttatgttggTTTTTGCCTTCCTGTGAAAATGGTATATCAGCAATTCTAACATACCAACTTCATCTGTGTAAATTCAAATTGAACAGAATATACTGTAATAATTATTCAATAGTTAAATTAAGTTGTGGAGACATATCTGCTAACAATTCATTTGGACTGTTTGTTTTAAGTGTTGCTGTATTTCCACCAGTGATCTTTATAGTGTTCTCTTATATAAGAATACTTGCTGTCTGTTTGAAAAATTCCAAAGATTTTAGAGGAAAAGCTCTACAAACCTGCTTACCACATCTTTTAATTTTTATCAGTTTCAGTGTCACATCATGTTTTGAAGTTATCAATAGCAGATTAGAAGGAAACACATCACAGATTATGCTTATGATAATTTCAGTTGAAAATATACTTATTCCTCCTATAATAAATCCTATTATATATGGACTGAAACTGCAGGAGATTTTTATGAGGATTAAGAAAACAATTGTGGGGGAATCACCAATGTAA